One Penaeus vannamei isolate JL-2024 chromosome 27, ASM4276789v1, whole genome shotgun sequence genomic window carries:
- the LOC113828045 gene encoding uncharacterized protein: protein MTTSPSLVPSTSASPPRPAPSALYKPPVPRRQAPPVVQRQRPLRGVRGGAWPRRLGAPEEECRKGRGTLMSLAYALRERRAAPDCPLVAKRAAAAHLDVYWLGNNTCVDADGDVWSDGSLWQHSRLPNVRPMLSSETCCIKAVWRPERQIYNWLGEDCQALFPTVCEFHPQELTHPQSPHGPGGQGQIDPPAQRRVHHGGEVTATWKYQANYWTPNLFVIRTCVVMDLEDLGTAERKATSDCIAGNVTINATRFTQENLEPYKEYQVNVSASLTSIGYTGPSAAAFVRTHPETPVMVQVLPSGHLRVVWAQKVAEFAEDDNVVMKVTDGDGAEKQQTIQARGVLLDGLKLGATYSVSLEELGGKRRKEAASVQAYPPCECGDECHLRGWCFEPSPAKVNSITAIRECQDEETSLATVSSSEQVDLLLKLADKVGDDLWVSERSERLSASRDTLRLLAEGDSEILDDETAAEESTTAIPMPSQCLVVSRAERAVVDEPCANIHTAACGRKVPVAKAFPPTSSMKIDVGASWISLDWSNTDWVWKATYTVYYQRTRERRYKRALKSMDFKAPPVLISNLQRDTSYTLELVADLDNGFLSSSNEFEASTSNSTDRAYPDRLKVGWAPSWDYQILQLVSAAILVASCITTMLLFFATGMFYQDCVAQLGFLATLMAAYFNLMLAHPSTVNADNETGCMIVAIILHFLFTCSFMFLMFEALTIAHLLVVQIKSPFQNSNWLMMIVGVLVPVLIVCISAAIEYSKYPDFTKHNCWLNPESSAMWAEAIPIVVLLIATLFLLLNTLRSQETPPALIEVDLRGRQSDSHKLRWVILALAVELFVVWITGVTAYQYHDSSLHVVFGIFTLILAFTIVACRTAFDDTFRTKMHRLCCGTELTYKRSEILTLSGRSRVGPSPVQMMNTSATSKMITPVGSKPPVQSNTATSIDRHSPPEGGSPTTGRNTPAVRSAFSAGRITPGVRSAISIGRMTPGLRGSDSTGRITPGMRGSASSSRNKSALQGSASASGRTTPAERVKTPSVGIMNFFIRSTASIEGLLKSEKTSRAFSARKNKHLSVPTNTTVDPMEAQSLQQGEK, encoded by the exons ATGACGACCAGCCCTTCCCTTGTGCCCTCGACTTCTG cttccccgccccgccccgcgccCTCAGCCCTGTACAAGCCCCCTGTCCCCCGCAGACAAGCCCCTCCAGTGGTCCAACGTCAACGACCGCTTCGTGGTGTACGCGGAGGGGCGTGGCCTCGGCGGCTGGGAGCACCAGAAGAGGAGTGCAGGAAGGGCAGGGGGACGCTCATGTCCTTGGCCTACGCATTACGAGAGAGACGAGCGGCTCCTGACTGCCCGCTCGTCGCCAAAAGGGCCGCCGCCGCGCACCTGGACGTCTACTGGCTGGGGAACAATACGTGCGTTGATGCAGACGGCGATGTGTGGAGTGACGGCTCACTGTGGCAGCACTCGAGACTGCCCAACGTGAGGCCCATGCTGTCCAGCGAGACGTGCTGCATCAAGGCCGTGTGGAGGCCGGAGAGGCAGATCTACAACTGGCTCGGGGAGGACTGCCAGGCGCTCTTCCCCACCGTGTGCGAGTTCCATCCGCAAG AGCTCACACACCCACAATCCCCCCACGGGCCTGGTGGGCAGGGTCAAATCGACCCTCCGGCGCAGCGACGCGTCCACCACGGAGGGGAAGTAACCGCGACCTGGAAGTACCAAGCCAACTACTGGACGCCCAACCTCTTCGTCATCAGGACCTGCGTGGTGATGGACCTCGAGGACCTGGGAACCGCGGAAAGGAAGGCGACGTCAGA CTGCATCGCAGGGAACGTCACCATCAACGCCACGCGATTCACCCAAGAGAACCTCGAGCCTTATAAGGAGTACCAGGTCAACGTCAGCGCCAGCCTCACCAGCATCGGCTACACGgggccctccgccgccgccttcgTCAGGACGC atCCGGAAACCCCAGTGATGGTGCAGGTTCTTCCCTCGGGTCACCTGCGGGTCGTGTGGGCTCAGAAG gTCGCCGAGTTCGCTGAAGACGACAACGTAGTGATGAAGGTGACCGACGGCGACGGCGCGGAGAAGCAGCAGACGATCCAGGCGAGGGGCGTGCTCCTGGACGGCCTCAAGCTGGGCGCGACCTACAGCGTCAGTCTGGAGGAGTtgggcgggaagaggaggaaggaggcagcgTCCGTGCAAGCTT ACCCCCCGTGCGAGTGCGGCGACGAGTGCCACCTCCGGGGCTGGTGCTTCGAGCCGTCTCCCGCGAAGGTCAACTCCATTACGGCGATCCGCGAGTGCCAGGACGAGGAGACGAGCCTCGCGACGGTCTCCAGCTCGGAGcaggtcgacctcctcctcaagCTGGCGGACAAGGTTGGCGACGACTTGTGGGTGTCGGAGAGGTCGGAGAGGCTGTCGG CGTCGCGAGATACCCTCAGACTCTTAGCGGAGGGCGACTCAGAGATCCTCGACGACGAAACCGCCGCCGAGGAGTCGACCACCGCCATCCCGATGCCCTCCCAGTGCCTCGTCGTCTCGCGGGCGGAGAGGGCCGTCGTGGACGAGCCGTGCGCCAACATCCACACCGCCGCTTGTGGTCGGAAGGTTCCAG TGGCCAAAGCCTTCCCGCCCACGAGCAGCATGAAGATCGACGTCGGAGCCAGCTGGATCTCTCTGGACTGGAGCAACACGGACTGGGTTTGGAAAGCCACGTACACAGTTTATTACCAGAGGACACGTGAGCGGCGTTACAAGAGGGCCCTCAAGTCGATGGATTTCAAGGCTCCTCCAG TTCTCATCAGCAACCTTCAGAGGGACACTTCTTACACGTTAGAGCTCGTGGCTGACCTCGATAACGGGTTCCTGTCGTCGTCTAACGAGTTCGAAGCCTCCACTTCCAACTCCACTGACAGGGCGTATCCAGATAGG CTAAAAGTGGGTTGGGCGCCATCTTGGGACTACCAGATTCTACAGCTCGTAAGCGCGGCCATTTTGGTTGCTTCCTGCATTACTACGATGCTCCTTTTCTTCGCCACTGG CATGTTCTACCAGGACTGTGTGGCCCAGCTGGGGTTCCTGGCGACTCTCATGGCTGCCTACTTCAACCTCATGTTAGCCCACCCCTCGACGGTCAATGCGGATAATGAA ACTGGGTGTATGATCGTCGCCATCATCTTGCACTTCCTGTTCACGTGTTCCTTCATGTTCCTGATGTTTGAAGCTCTGACTATCGCTCACCTTCTCGTGGTTCAGATTAAGAGTCCGTTTCAG AACTCCAACTGGCTGATGATGATTGTGGGTGTCCTGGTTCCCGTTCTTATTGTGTGCATTTCGGCTGCCATTGAGTATTCTAAGTATCCGGATTTCACGAAGCATAA TTGCTGGCTCAACCCCGAGAGCTCCGCCATGTGGGCCGAGGCTATTCCTATCGTGGTCCTGCTGATAGCTACGTTGTTCCTGCTCCTGAACACCCTGCGTAGTCAGGAGACACCTCCAGCTCTCATCGAGGTTGATCTCCGCGGTAGACAAAG CGACTCCCACAAGCTGCGTTGGGTGATACTTGCCCTGGCGGTGGAACTGTTCGTCGTCTGGATAACAGGAGTAACTGCATACCAGTACCACGATTCAAGTTTACACGTCGTTTTTGGTATCTTCACTCTTATCCTCGCATTCACCATAGTAGCCTGTCGAACCGCGTTTGATGACACG TTCCGCACCAAGATGCATCGCCTGTGTTGTGGGACTGAACTCACTTACAAGCGCAGTGAAATCCTTACCCTCAGTGGGAGGTCGCGTGTAGGGCCCTCGCCTGTGCAAATGATGAACACCTCAGCGACCTCGAA GATGATCACTCCAGTAGGCAGCAAGCCACCAGTACAAAGCAACACAGCTACTTCCATAGACAGACATTCCCCCCCAGAAGGGGGTTCTCCCACCACTGGCAGAAACACGCCTGCTGTGAGAAGTGCCTTTTCTGCAGGAAGAATTACTCCTGGTGTAAGAAGTGCAATTTCAATAGGAAGAATGACTCCTGGATTAAGAGGGAGTGATTCGACTGGAAGAATAACTCCTGGAATGAGAGGAAGTGCTTCTTCCTCTAGAAACAAGTCTGCACTTCAAGGAAGTGCCTCTGCTTCTGGCAGAACTACTCCTGCAGAGCGAGTAAAAACCCCCTCAGTGGGTATTATGAACTTCTTTATTCGTTCAACAGCCTCAATTGAGGGGCTGTTAAAATCAGAAAAGACCTCACGTGCTTTCTCAGCACGAAAAAATAAGCACTTATCGGTACCCACGAACACTACAGTAGATCCTATGGAAGCCCAATCTCTTCAGCAAGGAGAAAAGTAG